One region of Flavobacterium sp. GSB-24 genomic DNA includes:
- a CDS encoding Crp/Fnr family transcriptional regulator: protein MKEEQIICYSCTNENCFIKKHLHLEQMTQYVSKKQNLVCKKSDRFITEGSPLHGLYFICKGKVKTVKTGINGREQIVRLTKNGDIIGFRGFGTGQKYLIGAYALEDTVLCNFSNETMLEILKEVPEFTYALMLFYADELNKSENNIRKIAHMNVRERVIDLLLYIHRKFGQIDGLIDIDLSRKEIADFAGTTEEQAIRVISTLKKEALIKTVGKRIGILEVATLRSEIMEHKYF, encoded by the coding sequence ATGAAAGAAGAGCAAATTATTTGTTATTCCTGTACCAATGAAAATTGTTTCATAAAGAAACACTTGCATTTAGAACAGATGACGCAGTATGTTTCGAAAAAACAAAATCTAGTTTGTAAAAAATCAGATCGTTTTATTACGGAAGGTTCACCGCTGCATGGACTTTATTTTATCTGCAAAGGAAAAGTGAAAACAGTAAAGACGGGCATTAACGGCCGTGAGCAAATTGTCCGCCTGACAAAAAATGGAGACATAATTGGCTTTCGCGGATTTGGAACGGGGCAAAAGTATTTAATTGGAGCTTATGCCTTAGAAGATACTGTTCTGTGTAATTTCAGTAACGAAACAATGCTGGAAATTTTAAAAGAAGTTCCTGAATTTACATACGCTCTTATGTTGTTTTATGCCGATGAATTAAACAAAAGTGAAAACAACATTCGCAAAATTGCCCACATGAATGTCCGCGAACGTGTGATCGATTTATTGCTTTACATACATCGAAAATTTGGACAAATCGATGGTTTAATTGATATCGATCTTTCTCGCAAAGAAATAGCCGATTTTGCAGGAACCACAGAGGAACAGGCAATTCGAGTAATTTCGACTCTTAAAAAAGAAGCGTTGATTAAAACAGTTGGAAAACGAATTGGAATTCTAGAAGTTGCCACATTACGCTCCGAAATTATGGAGCATAAATATTTTTGA
- a CDS encoding class I SAM-dependent methyltransferase → MNNWTKRWDDRYSSEEFAYGEEPNNYLKEQLEKLSPGTVLFPAEGEGRNAVFAAKLGWKVSAFDISEEGKNKAIKLAETNNVSIDYQVGELETLNFQPGQFDTLALIYAHFPAAIKSEIHKQLDQLLREDGIIIFEAFSKKHLEYLAINEKVGGPKDIESLFSIEEIKSDFPNYEIIELEEKEIELNEGLFHNGTGSVIRFIGRKK, encoded by the coding sequence ATGAACAACTGGACAAAAAGATGGGACGACCGCTATAGCAGTGAAGAATTTGCGTACGGCGAAGAGCCTAATAATTATTTAAAAGAACAACTGGAAAAATTAAGTCCCGGCACTGTTCTTTTTCCTGCCGAAGGCGAAGGACGAAATGCTGTTTTTGCCGCAAAATTAGGCTGGAAAGTTTCGGCTTTTGATATTAGTGAAGAAGGAAAAAACAAAGCTATAAAACTTGCAGAAACAAATAATGTTTCTATTGATTACCAAGTTGGTGAACTGGAAACACTAAACTTTCAGCCAGGACAATTTGATACACTTGCTTTGATTTATGCGCATTTTCCTGCAGCAATTAAATCTGAAATCCACAAACAGCTGGATCAATTACTCCGCGAAGACGGTATTATCATTTTTGAAGCTTTCAGCAAAAAGCATTTAGAATATCTTGCCATAAACGAAAAAGTGGGCGGACCAAAAGATATTGAATCGCTTTTTTCAATTGAAGAAATCAAAAGCGATTTTCCGAACTACGAAATCATTGAATTGGAAGAAAAAGAAATTGAACTTAATGAAGGTTTATTCCATAACGGAACTGGTTCTGTAATTCGATTTATCGGCAGGAAAAAATAA
- a CDS encoding MFS transporter, protein MKNTNSLSQSHKILFLNTLAFTVCFACWTLNGVLVTFLVDNGIFHWSVVQVGWLLGIPILTGSIMRLPIGILTDKFGGKYVFSLLLLLSSIPLFLLPYADSFFMFALLSFFFGMVGTSFAVGIGYTSIWYPKEWQGRALGIFGMGNAGAAITTFLAPSLLNHFSIGDPQNGWKILPAIYAISLVIIGIAFLIFAQNKKIENSNKTVSQMLIPLKSARVWRFGAYYFLVFGCFVAYSQWLLPNFMNVYQTSLVMGGLFATMFSLPSGVIRAFGGYLSDKFGARKVMYWVLGSSVILSALLMVPKMEITTAGPGILAAKKGVVKEINEKIVKVGDKEYPIIQKASLVNENAIFPTTSSWQNVVVAHNQNVAKKELIAKGITVIKFDANMWVFLVLVILIGISWGIGKAAVYKHIPEYFPTEVGVVGGIVGMIGGLGGFLGPIIFGYLLTATGIWSSSWIFILLFSIVCLVWMHYTITQLAKKKEVTINKVILEAAA, encoded by the coding sequence ATGAAAAATACAAACTCATTATCGCAATCACACAAAATCTTATTTTTGAACACATTGGCTTTTACAGTGTGTTTTGCCTGCTGGACATTAAATGGGGTTTTAGTAACCTTTTTAGTAGATAACGGAATTTTCCACTGGAGCGTTGTTCAGGTTGGATGGTTACTTGGAATCCCAATTTTAACGGGATCTATTATGCGTCTTCCAATTGGTATTCTGACCGATAAATTTGGAGGGAAATACGTTTTTTCACTTTTACTGCTTCTCAGCTCAATTCCGTTGTTTCTCCTTCCCTACGCCGACAGTTTTTTCATGTTTGCTTTACTAAGTTTCTTTTTCGGAATGGTCGGAACCAGTTTTGCAGTCGGAATCGGCTATACATCAATCTGGTATCCAAAAGAATGGCAGGGGCGCGCTTTAGGAATCTTCGGAATGGGAAATGCAGGCGCAGCTATTACAACCTTTCTTGCACCTTCATTATTAAATCATTTTTCAATTGGTGATCCGCAAAATGGATGGAAAATACTTCCTGCGATTTATGCTATTTCTTTAGTTATTATCGGAATCGCATTTCTAATTTTTGCCCAAAATAAAAAAATAGAAAACAGCAACAAAACTGTTTCACAAATGCTGATTCCCCTTAAATCGGCTCGAGTTTGGCGTTTTGGAGCTTATTACTTTTTAGTATTTGGCTGTTTTGTAGCGTACTCGCAATGGCTTTTACCAAACTTTATGAATGTTTATCAAACCAGTTTGGTCATGGGCGGTTTGTTTGCTACCATGTTTAGTCTTCCTTCTGGTGTCATTAGAGCCTTTGGAGGTTATTTGTCTGATAAATTTGGAGCCAGAAAAGTGATGTACTGGGTTTTAGGTTCTTCTGTAATCTTAAGCGCATTATTAATGGTTCCGAAAATGGAAATCACTACTGCAGGACCAGGAATATTAGCAGCCAAAAAAGGAGTTGTGAAAGAAATCAACGAAAAAATCGTAAAAGTGGGTGACAAAGAATATCCAATTATACAGAAAGCCTCACTTGTAAATGAAAATGCTATATTCCCAACCACTTCGAGCTGGCAGAATGTTGTAGTAGCTCATAATCAAAATGTTGCCAAAAAAGAGTTAATCGCAAAAGGAATCACGGTTATTAAATTTGATGCCAACATGTGGGTATTTTTAGTATTAGTGATCTTAATCGGAATTTCATGGGGAATTGGCAAAGCGGCAGTTTATAAGCATATTCCAGAATATTTCCCTACTGAAGTTGGTGTTGTAGGCGGAATAGTGGGAATGATTGGCGGTTTAGGAGGCTTTTTAGGCCCGATTATTTTCGGATATCTATTAACTGCAACTGGAATATGGTCAAGTTCATGGATTTTTATTTTACTTTTTTCTATAGTATGTTTAGTTTGGATGCATTACACTATAACACAACTAGCTAAGAAAAAAGAAGTTACAATAAACAAAGTAATATTAGAAGCAGCAGCTTAA
- a CDS encoding endonuclease/exonuclease/phosphatase family protein, translating into MKLIAWNCNMAFRKKAAFILAHNPDIAVISECESPEKLKFPNGVQTPNDIIWYGANLNKGIGVFSYSDYRLQLLDCHNPDFKNILPIAVTGGKVNFTLFAVWANNPADKDGAYVTQVWKAINYYDDLIKETKTILIGDFNSNTIWDKPRREGNHTTVVNKLADKNIFSTYHKYFNQIQGKEAHPTLYMYRHENKPYHMDYCFVSNDFIEVLESVEVGSYKDWTLYSDHKPLIIKFNI; encoded by the coding sequence ATGAAACTCATCGCATGGAATTGCAACATGGCATTCAGAAAAAAAGCAGCTTTCATTCTCGCTCACAATCCTGATATTGCTGTAATTTCGGAGTGCGAAAGTCCTGAAAAATTAAAATTCCCAAACGGCGTACAAACTCCAAATGACATTATTTGGTACGGAGCCAATCTGAATAAAGGAATTGGTGTTTTTTCTTATAGTGACTACCGACTTCAATTATTAGACTGCCATAATCCAGACTTTAAAAATATTTTGCCCATAGCCGTCACAGGCGGAAAAGTTAATTTTACTTTGTTTGCTGTTTGGGCAAATAATCCCGCTGATAAAGATGGCGCTTATGTAACTCAAGTGTGGAAAGCAATTAATTATTACGACGATTTAATCAAAGAGACGAAAACAATCTTAATTGGCGATTTCAACAGCAATACGATTTGGGACAAACCGAGACGAGAAGGAAATCACACGACGGTGGTAAACAAATTAGCAGATAAAAATATTTTCAGCACCTATCACAAATATTTCAATCAAATTCAAGGCAAAGAAGCACATCCAACTTTGTATATGTACCGACATGAAAACAAGCCTTATCATATGGATTATTGCTTTGTCTCAAATGATTTTATAGAAGTTTTAGAAAGCGTTGAAGTGGGAAGTTACAAAGATTGGACTTTGTACAGCGACCACAAACCTTTAATCATTAAATTCAATATATAA
- a CDS encoding alginate export family protein produces the protein MKKLKLILILIVGLSFEIQAQELDVNLQIRPRFEYRNGYKTLIPEGQKGTSQISQRSRLNFNYKQEDLIVKLTLQNTRTWGDVAPTAVADKNGVAVFEAWAQYNFTEKWSARMGRQVLSYDNQRIFGEQDWGQQAQSHDALTVSYHTEKQKFDFGGAYNSTAENTFQTPYTVATYKTLQYAWYHNQFNENLGLSFLLLNTGYEYANANAKLLVDYKQTFGPYLTYKTGKIDSNFWVYGQTGKSTDLQVSAWNAAANFGYQITESFKAGLGYEFLSGKDSNDGSSVIKSFNPIFGTNHGFNGYMDYFYVGNHLNNVGLQDAFIKLNYNINKWQFALMPHVFLAAADVVTPLNEKLDSYLGTEVDVTFGYNFKKDITVTGGYSQMFASKTMEFIKNGDASHTNNWAWLMVSVNPRIFSWKK, from the coding sequence ATGAAAAAACTTAAACTAATTTTAATACTTATCGTAGGATTAAGTTTCGAAATTCAGGCTCAGGAGTTAGATGTGAATCTGCAGATTCGACCGCGTTTTGAATACCGTAATGGTTACAAAACCCTGATCCCTGAGGGACAAAAAGGAACATCTCAAATATCACAGCGTTCCCGTTTAAATTTCAATTATAAACAAGAAGATTTAATTGTAAAATTAACTCTTCAAAACACCAGAACCTGGGGCGATGTTGCACCAACAGCAGTTGCTGATAAAAATGGAGTTGCCGTTTTTGAAGCTTGGGCACAATATAATTTTACAGAAAAATGGAGCGCAAGAATGGGACGCCAAGTTCTTTCTTATGATAATCAGCGTATTTTTGGAGAACAAGATTGGGGACAACAGGCACAAAGTCATGATGCACTTACTGTAAGTTATCATACAGAAAAGCAAAAATTTGATTTTGGAGGCGCCTATAATTCTACTGCCGAAAATACTTTCCAAACGCCTTACACTGTTGCCACATATAAAACTTTGCAATATGCCTGGTATCACAATCAATTTAATGAAAATTTAGGTTTGAGTTTCTTATTATTGAATACTGGTTACGAATATGCCAATGCCAATGCCAAATTACTAGTAGATTACAAGCAAACTTTTGGGCCTTACCTTACTTATAAAACTGGTAAAATAGACAGCAATTTTTGGGTATACGGACAAACTGGAAAAAGTACAGATTTACAAGTAAGTGCCTGGAATGCGGCGGCAAATTTTGGATATCAAATTACCGAATCTTTCAAAGCCGGCTTAGGATATGAATTTTTGTCTGGAAAAGATTCAAACGACGGAAGCTCAGTTATTAAATCGTTCAATCCGATTTTTGGAACTAACCACGGCTTCAATGGTTATATGGATTATTTTTATGTTGGAAACCATTTAAACAATGTAGGTTTACAAGATGCTTTTATCAAATTAAATTACAATATTAATAAATGGCAGTTTGCTTTAATGCCTCACGTATTTTTAGCTGCTGCTGATGTAGTTACGCCTTTAAACGAAAAATTAGACTCTTATTTAGGGACGGAGGTTGATGTTACTTTTGGCTATAATTTTAAAAAAGACATTACAGTTACAGGAGGTTATTCTCAAATGTTTGCTTCAAAAACAATGGAATTTATAAAAAATGGAGATGCCAGCCATACTAATAATTGGGCTTGGTTAATGGTTTCTGTGAATCCAAGAATTTTTAGCTGGAAAAAATAA